In Juglans microcarpa x Juglans regia isolate MS1-56 chromosome 1S, Jm3101_v1.0, whole genome shotgun sequence, the genomic stretch AGAAAATGTTTCTTTGTGTGAGATGCCATCGATTGAAGAGGTAAAAAATGCCCTTTGGTCTATCCCTCCTGATAGCAGCCAAGGTCCTGACGGGTTTTCAACTTGTTTCTTTATTATGGCTTGAGATATTGTTAAAGATGACCTTGTTGCGATGGCTAAGGATGTTTTTGCTAGACAACCTATTTCTACTTTTTTTGGGGCTGCACATCTGGTCTTGATTCCTAAGGGGGAGGAACCTGTTGGATTTGGACAATTTCGGCCTATTAGCCTTTGCTCGGTTGTGTATAAAATTATGACGAAGATTATGGTTGCTAGATTGGCACCTATACTTGAAAGAATTATTGCGCCGGAGCAAGCAACGTTTATTCCAAGTAGgagcattttttataatatgtcttTGGCTCAGAAATTGTCTCAAAGCATTAATTGAAAGGTGCGAGGTGGTAATATGATgttgaaaattgatatggcatTCGAGATTCCAATGGTAGTGTTATAGCAAGTTTTGCGCACTCCTATGACTAAGCAACTAATACTATTGCAGAATGTAGAGAATTACTTGATGGCTTTCGGTTATGCAAAAGATTGAGATTGAGGGATGTTTTAGTGGAATCGGATCCATCGGTTGTCATGAATTGGCTTGCATCAGGAATTTGTCGACTTTGGTTTCTTTGGAATTTTTGGGTGGAGACCAAAGAGCTTGCTCATGAGATCAACGCTCATTTTAGGCACattttttgcaaaacaaatatGGTAGCGTATTTTTTGGCGAAAGAAGGTTCTCATGGAATTAATTCAGAGTTTGATGGTTTGGAAGTTTTACAAAGCCGTTTGCGAGGTTTGATTCGTATGGATAGTTTGGGTATGCCTTCTATTAGAGAGAAATGAGCTTTATTTGTTTAGAGgtctttttgagattttttctgGAGGGCTTGGTctgattgtatttattttagcaTCGTTTTCTCTTTGGTTGTATAGCACCTTGGTTTTGGGCgttattgttttatttagtaAATTTAGGTACTTGAGATTTGTTACCATGGTTttcctctgccataagtgaTGACTCTTTAATAAACTCGGGATAGGGGGCCACTCTTGGACATGGGGTCctcactctttaaaaaaaaaaaaaaaaaaatttgctgcCCTTGATTGCCTTTAGTTtacttaattctttttttatacagATCCCAACAAATTCAGCAGGTCTTATCGAGTATAGGGCACATCCTTTCTGGCTACAAAAGTACTGCCCCTCACATGAACGCGATAGGACTCCTCGTTGTTGTAGCTGTGAAAGAATGGAGGTCAGTTCTGCAAAACATAACACCAcagcacccccccccccccccctcttctttctttcctcctcCTCTGGAAATTACTAAACCTTCAATAAAGCAGAAAGATGAGATGTGAGGACCACTTCCATTACCTGGAAAACATCTTTCAGAAACACCTACGAGTATCTGTTTCCATCATTGCCATTCATAATGCTAACCTTCCAATCCATGCAGCCAAGGGACACGAGATATCTGTTGCTTGATGATGGTCGGAAGCTATGTCTGGAGTGTCTAGACTCAGCCATTATGGATACTCATGAATGTCAACCTCTTTACCTTGAAATACAAGAATTTTATGAAGGTTTAAATATGAAAGTGGAGCAGCAAGTCCCAATGCTCTTGGTTGAGAGACAAGCACTAAATGAGGCAATGGAGGGAGAAAAGAATGTAAAGGCTGATGCATTTAGTTTTTCATAGATCAAATCtgcattttaatttcttttgagggtgttaatcttgatttttatgttatttaattATCTTATACTTTTTACTGTGGTAGGGTCATCATCACTTACCTGAGACCAGAGGACTTTGTTTGTCGGAAGAACAGACCGTTACGACTGTAAGAGCCTTTTCTGAGTGTTGAAAACAAGCTTTCTTTCCTTGTAATGGATCAGACTCCATAATTAGTTTCATTAAATTACCAGATCCTAAGGAGGCCAAGGATTGGGGCAGGCTACCGGATCATAGACATGATAACTGAGCCTTATAGGCTGAGTCGTCGGTGTGAAGTGACAGCAATTCTTGTTTTATATGGCCTCCCAAGGtactttttctcttatttgcACCTAGACACATATACTTTTGCAAATGATGATAATTGCTTAAGATTTTTGCGCATGACCAACGACTTCAACACATTCAGGTTATTGACGGGTTCAATCCTGGCTCACGAGATGATGCATGCGTGGCTCAGGCTTAAAGGTGGTTTGCCTGTCCTCTCATCATTTTTCCCATGGACAATAATTTGTGTTTCAGATGTGTTTAGCATTGAACTTACCCAATAGAAATCTTTGACAGGTTACCCCAATCTGAGTCCAGAGGTTGAAGAAGGTATCTGCCAGGTCTTAGCTCATATGTGGTTGGACTCTGAGATATATTCAGTATCTGGAAGTGATGTTGcctcttcatcatcttcatcaccatcttcctcatcctcatcatccTCTAATACATCGTCAAAAAAGGGTAAAAGATCCGACTTTGAGAAGAAACTAGGTGAGTTTTTTAAACACCAGATCGAGTCCGATACATCATCAGCTTATGGACATGGATTCAGGTTAGGTAACCAGGCGGTGCTCAAATACGGTCTGAAGAGAACTCTTGACCATATTCGAATGACAGGAAGCTTTCCATAGATTATACAGTGATATTATCctagttttttttcctcccaCGTGAATCAATGTATTGTCTTAACTGTCATATGTCATATGTAGTTCAATAGGACCCAAACCCATATGAATTCAGGAGAAAAATAAACGAGAGAACTCTCCTATATATGTGCAATTCTTGTAATCTCCTCCTGGTTCCATAATGATGCTACCTTGTACTCCTATATATAGGAACATAGTATTCAACGAATATATACACGTTTCTTCTCGTCTAGTCAAGACTTACTCAGCTAAAGATTCATCTCATCAGACTAGAATGTGGGTGATTGCTCAAATACAAATAGGACTTATTCTACTGATTGATCTCTTTAATTCTTAATAATAGTACTTTTTAAGGTGATCTATCAGCTGGATATGGCTAAATCTCAATCAtgtatttcaaaataaatgggATGACTTCTGTCACATTAGCATTTTATCACTTTGAAACTCCAAttcaatatgttaaatattctAAATCTCTCTTCAGAGCCATATTTCCCTTTGAGAACCCTCTCTCACTCTAGAAAAAGCCTTTCTGAGTTTTGCTggcttcctcctcctctctctcattccctcttttcttagtttatttttctttctttaaggTAGAAAAAGTCAGCACAAGAAGACTTTTAGGCCGCAAATTGTTTGGAGGATAGTGGCGATGTTGCTGAAATCACTGTGCATGATCACGCTCTGGATTACTGGAATTATCACCACCAGATCTTTTCAGATCTGACTTTTGTGACTAAAAATGGACAAACTTGTTGCTTTCACACACCGTCAAAGTCTATCAGAGCTGGTTCAAAttgtaatccatcatttttcgttcttgttttccttattgtatgataaaaataaaaaaggagttCGTCTCTTAGACGGTTTGTCCGTAGAAGTTGAGTCATCACTTTTAATGAAGGGTGAAGTAGAGTCTTTGTTTAGGCAAAGTGCTGTCTTTTAGATGTTTGTTTGTAGAGAGTATTAGCAGCAGTGACGTCCAGACCAGTCCAGTAGTGTATTGGTAGAACTTCAAAAGGTTGATAACATCAAAGCAATCGTTGGGAATTAAAGAAATCAATCATGATGTAGATTACTATAGGACAACTTATAAGggtttttatctattttaaaatcaaattatcgaGATTTTGTAATAGTCAGCATTTATGACTTTTATACTAAACATGTTCAATGCCAACGTAAATTAATGTGTGGTTACTGTTTAGTATATCAAATAGTTGcgatttataaaatcattatcatttaatttgaaaaatggttagaatttaaaaatctatACATAAAACACTCTAAGGATGTACTTGGTTTGTGAAATAaatctaagattttttttttctgtttattaaatgttattttatattttccattttataCGTGGCATCCAATTATTGGTATtgacataatattttaacaatatactAACACAATGATAAAAATACTAGTACAGTCCTAGGATTAGCAAGTATTATTCAGTCTCTTTGAAAAATAAGCCGAGTCTATAATAAAAGATAAGTTTTTTCATTTAGATCTAAGTAGGTCCCATTTTTAAAGGGACTACGTGGAATTTACATACTTTAAAactttacaaattattttctttatataacgACCACTCTATCAAGGACAacaaaaatttttacaaaaaaaaaaaagtgaatgaaaatattgaaactaAGCGTAAAGGACGATGATGCCAAAGTACCACGTACTTCTGAAAAAATctgatatttatatttgaagagAAATCATAGTTCTTGATAGAAAAGTACTacagtcacaaaaaataaatttataaattgacataatttcatatgaaacgttagatctactttataataaaaataattttataatctaataatattcacatcataccctatcaatttgtaagtttatctTTGTGGAATTTGTTTGTGactaggcctggtttggatgttgaaagcctctcatctcatttcattttatttcaatatctaaataacaattcaattttttcaaattttaaaacaaaaattatattaaaaacttatattctaacaatattttaattttataatatttttattcaactttttatttcttttttcccaa encodes the following:
- the LOC121246272 gene encoding protein DA1-related 1-like; protein product: MGWLTKILKGSSYKGQYHGKYHEERNWDEARNSVDELTDIEKEEIDCAIALSLAEEDHKGKKVIDDDSQSEEDEHLARAQPEEDEHLAQPEEDEHLAKVQLEEDEQLAKALQESMSVESPPRYDSGNIFQPYPFFSSGGYRICAGCNTEIGHGRFLSCMGAVWHPECFRCRACNQPITDYEFSMSGNHPYHKSCFKEQNHPRCDVCKNFIPTNSAGLIEYRAHPFWLQKYCPSHERDRTPRCCSCERMEPRDTRYLLLDDGRKLCLECLDSAIMDTHECQPLYLEIQEFYEGLNMKVEQQVPMLLVERQALNEAMEGEKNGHHHLPETRGLCLSEEQTVTTILRRPRIGAGYRIIDMITEPYRLSRRCEVTAILVLYGLPRLLTGSILAHEMMHAWLRLKGYPNLSPEVEEGICQVLAHMWLDSEIYSVSGSDVASSSSSSPSSSSSSSSNTSSKKGKRSDFEKKLGEFFKHQIESDTSSAYGHGFRLGNQAVLKYGLKRTLDHIRMTGSFP